Proteins from a genomic interval of Kitasatospora herbaricolor:
- a CDS encoding S53 family peptidase, with protein sequence MANPTDPPSGFRIAGPATARARRMSSRRLLTGSAATALVAALLVPGTAFADSPSPAPQRVGTAPTAPAGAVAATAPAADTVLHLGVTLSPRDPQALTSFLTALSTPGSAQYHQYLRTGEFGQRFGADRATLQSAAEALADLGLHPGTVGADGLTLPVTATVAEAEKAFGTDIAGYRLADGRTAYANTRAPELPGSIAASVAGVVGLNTLATARSNHTLPDGAAAAPQAAPKAAAGDGAGVAPHATGTPPQLCQWVQDWQKQSYGREDYRDYYSSNALASVYSMPATAGGAGSTVALFELEDYSDAAVAAYQQCYGTSTSVSRVRIDGGPTHAPDLSNYGIESALDIETVLGLVPNANILVYQGPDAQFATRTNVLDVYRAMVNDNRAQVLSTSWGVCEADADPAMLASENLIFQQAAAQGQTVVAASGDSGSAGCFRDGGAPDNRISTDDPASQPYVTGVGGTSMTGHAGDLVQSAWNRGGATGGGVSRSWALDAATGFQAGSTGPGYSGAPCTAPAGQACRQVPDVAALADGSNGYLIAVGVDAQGQQYWGRIAGTSGAAPVWAAVAASANASALCAAGGPLGFLNPALYRAKGSSGLLDVTTGNNAYTPSGYAGSLYQAAAGYDLATGLGAPNASALTSTLCAALPESPAGTFKAVAPTRLLDSRDTGGQTAGSAVGAYQTLSLKIAGRAGVPTQGLTGVVLNVTVTQPRADGHLTVYPSDKALPGTSNINWVKGTTIPNLVTVPVGADGTVKLYNGSWDAAHLIADVFGYYTTASDGSTFTASGPTRILDTRDAAGQTGGRPADPYQAIGLAVAGRAGLPASGVTAVVLNVTVTDTRSDGHLTAYPSGGAAATSNLNWAGGQTIANQVIVPVGADGKVVLLNDTWTSTHVIADVFGYFTADTGGAKFHTTVPHRLMDTRTGIGTSPEPLSDHVIRYLSLDWNGPLTRARAVVLNVTVTEPLSDGHLDIYPLNGTNTASALNWSKGQTIANHVTVTVGTSGTISIVNGGWSTAHVIVDVLGYYG encoded by the coding sequence ATGGCCAATCCCACGGATCCGCCGAGCGGATTCCGAATAGCCGGGCCGGCCACGGCCCGGGCCCGGCGCATGTCGTCACGACGCCTGCTCACCGGCTCCGCGGCCACCGCGCTGGTGGCCGCACTGCTCGTCCCGGGCACGGCGTTCGCCGACAGCCCGTCACCGGCGCCGCAGCGGGTCGGCACCGCGCCCACCGCGCCGGCCGGCGCCGTCGCGGCCACCGCCCCGGCCGCCGACACGGTGCTCCACCTCGGCGTCACCCTGTCGCCCCGCGACCCGCAGGCCCTGACGAGCTTCCTCACCGCGCTCTCCACGCCGGGTTCGGCGCAGTACCACCAGTACTTGAGGACCGGTGAGTTCGGTCAGCGCTTCGGCGCCGACCGGGCGACCCTGCAGAGCGCGGCCGAGGCCCTCGCCGATCTCGGCCTGCACCCCGGCACGGTCGGCGCGGACGGCCTCACCCTCCCGGTCACCGCGACGGTGGCGGAGGCCGAGAAGGCCTTCGGCACCGACATCGCCGGTTACCGGCTGGCCGACGGCCGGACCGCCTACGCCAACACCAGGGCGCCGGAGCTGCCGGGCAGCATCGCCGCTTCGGTGGCCGGCGTGGTCGGCCTGAACACCCTGGCCACGGCCCGCAGCAACCACACGCTGCCGGACGGGGCGGCCGCCGCACCCCAGGCCGCGCCCAAGGCCGCCGCCGGCGACGGCGCCGGCGTCGCGCCGCACGCCACCGGTACGCCCCCGCAGCTCTGCCAGTGGGTCCAGGACTGGCAGAAGCAGAGCTACGGCCGCGAGGACTACCGGGACTACTACAGCAGCAACGCGCTGGCCTCCGTCTACAGCATGCCGGCCACCGCCGGCGGTGCGGGCAGCACCGTGGCGCTGTTCGAGCTGGAGGACTACTCCGACGCCGCCGTCGCCGCCTACCAGCAGTGCTACGGCACCAGCACCTCGGTCTCCCGGGTCAGGATCGACGGCGGACCGACGCACGCCCCGGACCTCAGCAACTACGGCATCGAGTCGGCACTCGACATCGAGACCGTCCTCGGCCTGGTCCCGAACGCGAACATCCTGGTCTACCAGGGCCCGGACGCGCAGTTCGCCACCAGGACGAACGTCCTGGACGTCTACCGGGCGATGGTCAACGACAACCGCGCCCAGGTGCTGTCCACCAGCTGGGGCGTCTGCGAGGCGGACGCCGACCCGGCGATGCTGGCCAGCGAGAACCTGATCTTCCAGCAGGCGGCGGCGCAGGGCCAGACCGTGGTGGCCGCCTCCGGCGACAGCGGGTCCGCCGGCTGCTTCCGGGACGGCGGGGCCCCCGACAACCGGATCAGCACCGACGACCCGGCGAGCCAGCCGTACGTCACCGGCGTCGGCGGCACCTCGATGACCGGGCACGCCGGGGACCTGGTCCAGTCGGCGTGGAACCGCGGCGGAGCCACCGGCGGCGGGGTGTCCCGCAGCTGGGCCCTCGACGCGGCCACCGGGTTCCAGGCCGGCAGCACCGGCCCGGGCTACAGCGGCGCACCCTGCACCGCGCCGGCCGGCCAGGCCTGCCGGCAGGTCCCGGACGTCGCCGCGCTGGCGGACGGCTCCAACGGCTACCTGATCGCGGTCGGCGTGGACGCCCAGGGCCAGCAGTACTGGGGCCGGATCGCCGGTACCAGCGGCGCGGCTCCGGTCTGGGCCGCCGTCGCGGCCTCCGCCAACGCCTCCGCGCTCTGCGCGGCCGGCGGACCGCTGGGCTTCCTCAACCCCGCGCTCTACCGCGCCAAGGGCAGCTCGGGCCTCCTCGACGTCACCACGGGCAACAACGCCTACACCCCGTCGGGCTACGCCGGGTCCCTCTACCAGGCGGCGGCCGGCTACGACCTGGCCACCGGCCTCGGTGCCCCGAACGCGAGCGCCCTCACCAGCACCCTGTGCGCCGCCCTCCCGGAGAGCCCGGCCGGCACGTTCAAGGCCGTCGCACCGACCCGGCTGCTGGACAGCCGGGACACCGGCGGACAGACCGCGGGCAGCGCCGTCGGCGCCTACCAGACGCTGTCGCTGAAGATCGCCGGCCGGGCCGGCGTCCCCACCCAGGGCCTGACCGGCGTGGTGCTCAACGTGACCGTCACCCAGCCGCGGGCGGACGGCCACCTGACCGTCTACCCGTCGGACAAGGCACTGCCGGGAACCTCCAACATCAACTGGGTGAAGGGGACGACCATCCCCAACCTGGTCACCGTGCCGGTCGGCGCCGACGGCACCGTCAAGCTCTACAACGGCAGCTGGGACGCCGCCCACCTGATCGCCGACGTGTTCGGGTACTACACGACGGCGTCGGACGGCTCGACCTTCACGGCCTCGGGCCCGACCCGGATCCTGGACACCCGGGACGCGGCCGGCCAGACCGGTGGCCGCCCCGCGGACCCGTACCAGGCGATCGGGCTGGCCGTCGCCGGCCGGGCCGGCCTGCCCGCCTCGGGCGTCACCGCTGTCGTGCTCAACGTGACCGTGACCGACACCCGCTCGGACGGCCACCTGACCGCCTACCCCTCGGGCGGCGCCGCCGCGACGTCCAACCTCAACTGGGCCGGCGGGCAGACCATCGCCAACCAGGTGATCGTCCCGGTCGGGGCGGACGGCAAGGTCGTCCTGCTGAACGACACCTGGACGAGCACGCACGTGATCGCCGACGTGTTCGGCTACTTCACCGCCGACACAGGCGGCGCCAAGTTCCACACCACGGTGCCGCACCGGCTGATGGACACCCGCACGGGCATCGGGACCTCCCCCGAGCCGCTCAGCGACCACGTGATCCGCTACCTGTCCCTGGACTGGAACGGGCCGCTGACCCGGGCCAGGGCCGTGGTGCTCAACGTGACGGTGACCGAGCCGCTCAGCGACGGGCACCTGGACATCTACCCGCTCAACGGGACCAACACGGCCTCGGCGCTGAACTGGAGCAAGGGCCAGACCATCGCCAACCACGTGACGGTCACGGTGGGCACGTCCGGCACGATCAGCATCGTCAACGGGGGCTGGTCGACCGCCCACGTCATCGTCGACGTGCTCGGCTACTACGGCTGA
- a CDS encoding phage holin family protein: MKSFAIKTLINAAAIWVAAWIVTGITLSGQDTWGQQTLTVIAVALIFGVVNWLIKPVVKLFSLPLFVLTLGLITFVINALMLWLTSWASDKLDLDFHVDGFWAALFGALIISLVSWGLSLALDKD; this comes from the coding sequence GTGAAATCTTTCGCCATCAAGACACTCATCAACGCGGCGGCGATCTGGGTCGCCGCCTGGATCGTCACGGGCATCACCCTGTCGGGACAGGACACCTGGGGGCAGCAGACGCTCACCGTGATCGCGGTGGCGCTGATCTTCGGCGTGGTGAACTGGCTGATCAAGCCGGTGGTGAAGCTGTTCTCGCTGCCGCTGTTCGTGCTGACGCTGGGCCTGATCACCTTCGTGATCAACGCCCTGATGCTGTGGCTGACCTCGTGGGCCTCGGACAAGCTCGACCTGGACTTCCACGTCGACGGCTTCTGGGCCGCCCTGTTCGGCGCGCTGATCATCAGCCTGGTCTCCTGGGGCCTCAGCCTGGCCCTCGACAAGGACTGA
- a CDS encoding cupin domain-containing protein, whose translation MKVFRLDQLDAERAANEGAYLRFLKERHMSAGLYALSPGDTDPQTAHAQDEIYQVVSGRAELTVGDETTTVGRGTVAYVPAGVPHRFHHITEELRVLVVFSPPED comes from the coding sequence ATGAAGGTGTTCCGGCTCGACCAGCTCGACGCGGAGCGTGCCGCGAACGAGGGCGCGTACCTGCGCTTCCTGAAGGAGCGCCACATGTCGGCCGGCCTCTACGCCCTCTCCCCCGGCGACACCGACCCGCAGACCGCACACGCCCAGGACGAGATCTACCAGGTGGTCAGCGGCCGGGCCGAACTGACCGTGGGGGACGAGACCACCACCGTCGGCCGGGGCACCGTGGCCTACGTGCCGGCGGGGGTGCCGCACCGCTTCCACCACATCACCGAGGAACTGCGGGTGCTGGTGGTGTTCTCCCCGCCGGAGGACTGA
- the tenA gene encoding thiaminase II translates to MTPSRTEPRSLTDELWASIEPVYAKILDHPFLGGLTDGTLPRAAFRHFVVQDSHYLRDYARALAVCAAKAPDEADVRAFADDAVGALAAEQGMHAEFMDAFGDSAEQAAAEPVLPTTRAYTSYLLATVYGGSFAEAVAAVLPCYWIYARVGRELLAKSSPDPLYARWIATYGDEAFQSVVRRVLALTDRLGEEVSPAERRRVVEHFTTTSRYEWMFWDAAWRGETWPV, encoded by the coding sequence ATGACCCCGAGCCGCACCGAGCCGCGCAGCCTGACCGACGAGCTGTGGGCGTCGATCGAGCCGGTCTACGCGAAGATCCTCGACCATCCGTTCCTCGGCGGCCTGACCGACGGGACCCTGCCGCGGGCCGCCTTCCGGCACTTCGTCGTCCAGGACTCGCACTACCTGCGCGACTACGCCCGGGCCCTGGCCGTCTGCGCCGCCAAGGCGCCCGACGAGGCGGACGTCCGGGCGTTCGCCGACGACGCGGTGGGCGCGCTCGCCGCGGAGCAGGGCATGCACGCCGAGTTCATGGACGCCTTCGGCGACAGTGCCGAGCAGGCCGCCGCCGAGCCCGTGCTGCCGACCACCCGGGCCTACACCAGCTACCTGCTGGCGACCGTCTACGGCGGCTCGTTCGCCGAGGCGGTGGCGGCGGTGCTGCCCTGCTACTGGATCTACGCCCGGGTCGGCCGGGAACTGCTCGCCAAGTCCTCGCCGGACCCGCTGTACGCCAGGTGGATCGCCACCTACGGCGACGAGGCCTTCCAGTCGGTGGTCCGCCGGGTGCTGGCGCTCACCGACCGGCTCGGCGAGGAGGTCTCCCCGGCCGAACGGCGGCGGGTGGTGGAGCACTTCACCACCACCTCGCGCTACGAGTGGATGTTCTGGGACGCGGCCTGGCGCGGCGAGACCTGGCCGGTCTGA
- a CDS encoding DUF5326 family protein, with protein sequence MAELWKSLPSWVRNIVVPIIVLILAWNILWFVVGVVGALIGLLLKALVVVGIAAAVVILVKKAAKS encoded by the coding sequence ATGGCTGAGCTCTGGAAGTCGCTGCCCTCGTGGGTGCGGAACATCGTCGTCCCGATCATCGTGCTGATCCTGGCCTGGAACATCCTGTGGTTCGTGGTGGGCGTGGTGGGAGCCCTGATCGGACTGCTGCTCAAGGCCCTGGTGGTGGTGGGCATCGCCGCGGCCGTGGTGATCCTGGTGAAGAAGGCCGCCAAGAGCTGA
- a CDS encoding NAD-dependent epimerase/dehydratase family protein, which produces MRAVMRIAVTGASGFCGSQVARAAAAQGAEVLCLGRSPGPVGRHVPWDATAGRPDLAGAHLVIHCAAAVGDPAPGSPDEARQYAVNVEGTARLLEAAAGRPVVWVSSASVYDPRPDRSLVGEDHPTTGGHLNAYGRSKAAGERLALAAGAVVLRPRAVYGPGDPHLVPRLLERVRRGRLLLPGPDVALSLTAVQNLADACLAAADWAPGAYNIADARPYRRDEAVRRVLRAHDREARIGHLPVRLAEFAARTGRVPGLTPYAVDQLARSVVLDIGRARATGWRPRWDLDTVLLRERRERLERRARQERPERRDRPERPERPGA; this is translated from the coding sequence GTGCGCGCCGTGATGCGGATAGCCGTCACCGGCGCGAGCGGCTTCTGCGGCTCGCAGGTGGCCCGCGCGGCCGCCGCGCAGGGCGCCGAGGTGCTCTGCCTGGGCCGCAGCCCGGGCCCGGTCGGCCGGCACGTCCCCTGGGACGCCACCGCCGGCCGCCCCGACCTGGCCGGCGCCCACCTGGTGATCCACTGCGCGGCGGCGGTCGGCGACCCGGCCCCCGGCTCCCCCGACGAGGCGCGGCAGTACGCCGTGAACGTCGAGGGCACCGCGCGGCTGCTCGAAGCGGCGGCCGGACGGCCGGTGGTCTGGGTGAGCAGCGCGAGCGTCTACGACCCGAGGCCCGACCGCTCGCTGGTGGGCGAGGACCACCCCACCACGGGCGGGCACCTGAACGCGTACGGGCGGAGCAAGGCGGCGGGCGAGCGGCTCGCGCTGGCCGCCGGCGCCGTGGTGCTGCGCCCCCGCGCGGTGTACGGGCCGGGGGATCCGCACCTGGTGCCACGGCTGCTGGAACGGGTCCGCCGGGGGCGGCTGCTGCTGCCCGGACCGGACGTCGCGCTCAGCCTCACCGCCGTGCAGAACCTCGCGGACGCCTGCCTCGCCGCCGCCGACTGGGCGCCCGGCGCGTACAACATCGCCGACGCCCGGCCGTACCGACGCGACGAGGCCGTCCGCCGGGTGCTGCGCGCCCACGACCGGGAGGCCCGGATCGGCCACCTGCCCGTCCGGCTGGCCGAGTTCGCGGCCCGCACCGGCCGGGTGCCGGGCCTGACCCCGTACGCGGTCGACCAGTTGGCCCGCAGCGTGGTGCTGGACATCGGCCGGGCCCGCGCCACCGGGTGGCGGCCCCGCTGGGACCTCGACACCGTCCTGCTGCGGGAGCGGCGGGAGCGGCTCGAACGCCGGGCCCGGCAGGAACGGCCGGAGCGGCGGGACCGGCCGGAGCGGCCGGAGCGGCCGGGCGCCTGA
- a CDS encoding cytochrome P450 — translation MTAPLVGPYATPRRAQRTARRRDRKVYLRSHPVLFALLAATRRRPVVRIGRTVLVHGAEAYREVLTRVPLDRTAAGTTGGAAARLTDGGLLFDQDGAGHRAARRTLATDLGSGAVARLRPIWQGLLGERLAVLGPGGHATVDLVELAAELAGATTAALTACPADPLLLARAATDAAAATARDHLPGRRRPGSADAAARAAAELTALLPDSLDAMLAVAAVNTTVAALPRAAAWCADAGLWAGLTPVTAPGLAAELLRLTAPSPLLPRVAAADATVAGCPVGRGDRLILVARHAARAQDDTPADPASANQAVFGAGPHACPGAGLARAQLADLLLALAPYRPVVVRARVDRRSALPGYAELRMRAGPRAEPPAGPGPRVRKCAP, via the coding sequence GTGACCGCGCCGCTGGTGGGGCCGTACGCCACCCCCCGCAGGGCGCAGCGCACCGCCCGCCGCCGCGACCGCAAGGTCTACCTGCGCAGCCACCCGGTGCTGTTCGCGCTGCTCGCCGCCACCCGCCGCCGCCCGGTGGTCCGGATCGGCCGGACGGTCCTGGTGCACGGCGCCGAGGCCTACCGCGAGGTGCTGACCCGCGTCCCGCTGGACCGCACCGCCGCGGGCACCACGGGCGGCGCCGCGGCCCGGCTCACCGACGGCGGACTGCTCTTCGACCAGGACGGCGCCGGGCACCGGGCCGCCCGCCGCACGCTCGCCACCGACCTCGGCAGCGGCGCGGTCGCGCGGCTGCGCCCGATCTGGCAGGGCCTCCTCGGCGAGCGGCTCGCCGTCCTGGGCCCCGGCGGCCACGCCACCGTCGACCTGGTCGAACTGGCCGCGGAGCTGGCCGGTGCCACCACCGCCGCGCTGACCGCCTGCCCCGCCGATCCGCTCCTGCTCGCCCGGGCCGCGACCGACGCGGCCGCCGCCACCGCCCGGGACCACCTGCCCGGCCGGCGCCGCCCCGGCAGCGCCGACGCCGCCGCGCGGGCCGCCGCCGAACTCACCGCGCTGCTCCCCGACAGCCTGGACGCGATGCTCGCGGTGGCCGCGGTCAACACCACGGTGGCCGCCCTCCCGCGGGCCGCCGCCTGGTGCGCCGACGCCGGGCTCTGGGCGGGCCTCACCCCCGTCACCGCGCCCGGGCTGGCCGCCGAACTGCTCCGGCTGACCGCGCCCTCCCCGCTCCTGCCCCGGGTCGCCGCCGCCGACGCGACCGTCGCCGGCTGTCCCGTCGGCCGCGGCGACCGGCTGATCCTGGTCGCCCGGCACGCCGCCCGGGCCCAGGACGACACCCCGGCCGACCCGGCCTCCGCCAACCAGGCCGTGTTCGGCGCCGGCCCGCACGCCTGCCCGGGCGCCGGGCTGGCCCGCGCCCAGCTCGCCGACCTCCTGCTGGCCCTGGCGCCGTACCGGCCCGTCGTGGTGCGCGCCCGGGTGGACCGCCGCTCCGCCCTGCCCGGGTACGCCGAACTGCGGATGCGGGCCGGACCGCGGGCCGAACCACCGGCCGGGCCCGGACCGCGGGTGCGGAAGTGCGCGCCGTGA
- a CDS encoding AMP-binding protein — MLETLVPALRAAGTRPAVLHRTRTGAVRTRIRAADLADLAEAYAAALHRRGLAPGDTLGVAVRPGPRALAVMLAAHHLGVRIAVLDPSAGPDVLRARLSLARPTLVLADATAQAVAGWARPLARRARLALPPLAALGPVATLGPRLPGCAPRLRPAAGGPPPAADPGPDADAVIVFTSGTTASPRAVVHSRAGLAAGLRTVAGLVRPQPGSTVLGGTFFVLVPALAAGATVALPARSPGGLAGQLHRLAPSDTYLTPPQLRAALTAGARFSGRVWTGSAPAGADLLGRVKQAGAAEAWSVYALTELFPAAAVEEAEKAAWTGDGDLVGHPLPGVRAALSPDGELLLTGPGARHRYLGEDPDPWIRTGDRATLTPDGRIALAGRCKDMVLRRAENIYPGLYEPALHLPGVELAVLVGVPDGDGDERLVALVQPRSGTDERRLRSALEAPLARMGSARPDAVLFAEVPLAGRSRKPDRGAASRFCAEELAR; from the coding sequence GTGCTGGAAACCCTCGTCCCGGCGCTGCGCGCCGCCGGCACCCGCCCCGCCGTCCTGCACCGGACCAGGACCGGCGCGGTGCGGACCCGGATCCGCGCGGCCGACCTCGCGGACCTCGCCGAGGCGTACGCCGCCGCCCTACACCGGCGCGGCCTGGCCCCCGGCGACACCCTCGGGGTGGCCGTCCGCCCCGGCCCGCGCGCCCTGGCCGTGATGCTGGCCGCGCACCACCTCGGGGTGCGGATCGCGGTACTGGACCCGTCCGCCGGGCCCGACGTGCTGCGGGCCCGGCTGTCGCTGGCCCGGCCCACGCTGGTGCTGGCGGACGCCACCGCGCAGGCGGTGGCCGGCTGGGCCCGGCCGCTGGCCCGCCGGGCCCGGCTCGCGCTGCCGCCGCTGGCCGCCCTCGGACCGGTCGCCACCCTCGGACCGCGGCTGCCCGGCTGCGCGCCCCGGCTGCGGCCGGCCGCCGGCGGCCCGCCACCCGCCGCCGACCCCGGCCCCGACGCGGACGCCGTGATCGTCTTCACCTCCGGAACCACCGCCAGCCCGCGTGCCGTGGTGCACAGCCGGGCCGGCCTGGCGGCGGGCCTGCGGACGGTCGCCGGACTGGTCCGCCCGCAGCCGGGGTCCACCGTCCTCGGCGGCACCTTCTTCGTGCTCGTCCCCGCGCTCGCCGCCGGCGCCACCGTCGCCCTGCCGGCCCGCTCACCGGGGGGCCTGGCCGGCCAGCTGCACCGGCTGGCACCGTCCGACACCTACCTGACGCCACCGCAGCTGCGCGCCGCACTGACCGCCGGGGCGCGCTTCTCCGGCCGGGTCTGGACGGGCTCCGCCCCGGCCGGCGCCGACCTGCTCGGCCGGGTCAAGCAGGCCGGCGCCGCCGAGGCCTGGAGCGTCTACGCACTGACCGAACTCTTCCCCGCCGCGGCCGTCGAGGAGGCCGAGAAGGCCGCCTGGACCGGGGACGGCGACCTGGTCGGCCACCCGCTGCCCGGTGTGCGGGCCGCACTCTCCCCGGACGGCGAACTGCTGCTCACCGGGCCCGGCGCCCGCCACCGCTACCTCGGCGAGGACCCCGACCCCTGGATCCGCACGGGGGACCGCGCCACGCTCACCCCGGACGGCCGGATCGCGCTGGCGGGCCGCTGCAAGGACATGGTGCTGCGCCGCGCCGAGAACATCTACCCCGGCCTGTACGAGCCTGCCCTGCACCTGCCCGGGGTCGAACTGGCCGTACTGGTCGGCGTCCCGGACGGGGACGGCGACGAGCGGCTGGTGGCTCTGGTCCAGCCGCGCTCCGGGACGGACGAACGGCGGCTGCGCTCCGCCCTGGAGGCACCGCTGGCCCGGATGGGCAGCGCCCGGCCGGACGCCGTCCTGTTCGCCGAAGTCCCGCTGGCCGGGCGCTCGCGCAAGCCCGACCGCGGCGCCGCGTCCCGGTTCTGCGCCGAGGAGCTGGCCCGGTGA
- a CDS encoding glycosyltransferase family A protein — protein MSTAHATGPAPGRAPLWVIVPAYQEEARIGDTLTALARQHDRDFTLLVVDNGSTDRTAELARAFAACAPFPVEVLVEPEKGVGCAVDTGFRHAVARGARLLARTDADCVPQPTWTAAARIALTEAPGLVCGRVLARRDEHGPLGRAGFRLLVATAAGFGRIRPAHRRRHGFLAPYRMHAGNNMAVSAELYLAVGGMPRRPSPTDRAFLNRVRRHTTAISRCRAMVVHNSTRRLKAYGVLTTARWYLDRGSGRHSTDPR, from the coding sequence GTGAGCACCGCCCACGCCACCGGCCCCGCCCCCGGCCGGGCCCCGCTCTGGGTGATCGTCCCGGCCTACCAGGAGGAGGCCAGGATCGGCGACACCCTGACCGCCCTCGCCCGCCAGCACGACCGGGACTTCACCCTGCTGGTGGTCGACAACGGCTCCACCGACCGGACGGCCGAACTCGCCCGCGCCTTCGCCGCCTGCGCGCCCTTCCCGGTCGAGGTGCTGGTCGAGCCGGAGAAGGGCGTCGGCTGCGCGGTCGACACCGGGTTCCGGCACGCCGTCGCCCGGGGCGCGCGGCTGCTCGCCCGCACCGACGCCGACTGCGTACCGCAGCCCACCTGGACGGCCGCCGCCCGGATCGCGCTGACCGAGGCCCCCGGCCTGGTCTGCGGCCGCGTCCTCGCCCGCCGGGACGAGCACGGCCCGCTCGGCCGGGCCGGCTTCCGCCTGCTGGTGGCCACCGCCGCCGGCTTCGGACGGATCCGCCCGGCCCACCGCCGGCGGCACGGGTTCCTGGCGCCGTACCGGATGCACGCCGGCAACAACATGGCCGTCAGCGCCGAGCTGTACCTGGCGGTGGGCGGCATGCCGCGGCGCCCGTCACCGACCGACCGGGCGTTCCTCAACCGGGTCCGCCGGCACACCACCGCCATCAGCCGCTGCCGGGCGATGGTGGTGCACAACTCCACCCGCCGGCTCAAGGCGTACGGCGTGCTGACCACCGCCCGCTGGTACCTGGACCGGGGCAGCGGCCGGCACTCCACCGATCCTCGCTGA
- a CDS encoding 3-oxoacyl-ACP synthase III family protein, with amino-acid sequence MDLPIPRVGITAVGSYLPARRLTSQQLQDEVTAGLRLPERMFEKATGIVTRHFAAEGEYASTLALGAARRALDARGIDPLDIDLLLYASATRDVCEPATAHLVQAELGSQANALDVSNACNSFLNGIDLARAMILAGRARRALVVTGETPSRAMRRDPGALADFREGFAGYTFGDAGAAVVVEPVERGGILDVETETASEHWAVGGIPGGGSRHPRGDEYSYFRGGGKELRGVFEKIGGDILTRVAARTGLGWDAYARVLVHQVTVPYLERFVELTGVPAGKLVLTVPDLGNIASATLGVQLDRVKGELNPGDKVLLVGLGGGVSLMTMVWEAS; translated from the coding sequence ATGGACCTCCCGATACCGCGAGTCGGCATCACGGCCGTCGGCTCGTACCTGCCCGCCCGACGGTTGACCTCACAGCAGCTCCAGGACGAGGTGACGGCCGGACTCCGGCTGCCGGAGCGGATGTTCGAGAAGGCGACCGGCATCGTCACCCGGCACTTCGCCGCCGAGGGCGAGTACGCCTCCACCCTCGCGCTGGGCGCCGCCCGCCGGGCCCTGGACGCCCGGGGGATCGACCCTCTCGACATCGACCTGCTGCTCTACGCCTCCGCCACCCGCGACGTCTGCGAGCCCGCGACCGCTCATCTGGTGCAGGCCGAACTCGGCTCCCAGGCAAACGCGTTGGACGTCAGCAACGCCTGCAACAGCTTTCTCAACGGGATCGACCTGGCCCGCGCCATGATCCTGGCCGGCCGGGCCCGCCGCGCGCTGGTGGTGACCGGCGAGACGCCCAGCCGGGCCATGCGGCGCGACCCCGGCGCTCTCGCCGACTTCCGGGAGGGGTTCGCCGGCTACACCTTCGGAGACGCCGGCGCCGCGGTGGTCGTCGAGCCGGTGGAACGCGGCGGCATCCTCGACGTCGAGACCGAGACGGCCTCCGAACACTGGGCGGTCGGCGGCATCCCCGGCGGCGGGTCCCGGCACCCGCGCGGCGACGAGTACAGCTACTTCCGCGGCGGCGGCAAGGAGTTGCGCGGCGTCTTCGAGAAGATCGGCGGCGACATCCTGACCCGGGTCGCGGCCCGGACCGGCCTCGGCTGGGACGCCTACGCCCGCGTCCTGGTCCACCAGGTGACCGTGCCCTACCTGGAGCGCTTCGTCGAACTCACCGGCGTCCCGGCCGGGAAGCTGGTGCTCACGGTGCCGGACCTCGGGAACATCGCCAGCGCCACCCTCGGGGTCCAACTCGACCGGGTGAAGGGCGAACTGAACCCCGGGGACAAGGTCCTGCTGGTGGGCCTGGGCGGCGGCGTGAGCCTGATGACCATGGTCTGGGAGGCATCGTGA